A genomic window from Salvia miltiorrhiza cultivar Shanhuang (shh) chromosome 5, IMPLAD_Smil_shh, whole genome shotgun sequence includes:
- the LOC130985281 gene encoding GDSL esterase/lipase At5g45670-like isoform X1, with translation MTRTNDQLMKKWMATMSLVAAAAAVVLHNAAVAAAKPQVPCLFLFGDSLIDPGNNNGRNTIAQVEFKPYGIDFLLGPTGRFSNGKTIADIVAELLGFEEYIPSFLEARGQQILRGVNYASAASGIRPETGYNWGERITFDEQLDNFKITMTQLENMVRDVPSYLNKCIFLCELGNNDFLNNYFQPTFYNTSKLYTLENYTSIVIQRYSEQLQILYNFGARKLALVGAAPLGCIPFTLAISSTDGRCVEATNRASLMFNEQLKAKIDVFNADFPEATFTYIDGYNPINDVLTNPAAYGFQVNNKACCGLSSVICLPNDVVCSNRSEYVYWDFAHPSETTNILLARRVYEAEKPTDAYPYDLRRLALL, from the exons ATGACGAGAACTAATGATCAGCTGATGAAGAAATGGATGGCGACGATGAGcttggtggcggcggcggcggcggtagtCCTACACAACGCGGCAGTTGCGGCGGCGAAGCCGCAAGTGCCGTGTCTCTTCCTGTTTGGGGACTCGCTGATCGACCCCGGTAACAACAACGGCAGGAATACGATTGCGCAGGTTGAATTCAAGCCCTACGGCATCGATTTTCTGTTGGGGCCCACGGGGAGATTCTCCAACGGCAAAACCATAGCTGACATCGTCg CTGAGCTTCTAGGGTTTGAGGAATACATTCCGTCGTTTTTGGAAGCTCGTGGCCAACAGATACTGAGGGGAGTCAACTATGCATCTGCTGCTTCTGGAATCAGACCAGAAACCGGCTACAATTGG GGCGAGCGGATTACTTTCGACGAGCAACTGGACAACTTCAAAATCACGATGACACAACTGGAGAACATGGTCAGAGATGTACCAAGTTACTTGAACAAGTGCATATTCCTATGCGAATTAGGCAACAACGACTTCCTCAACAACTACTTCCAGCCTACATTTTACAACACCAGTAAACTCTACACACTCGAAAATTACACCTCTATTGTTATCCAACGATATTCCGAGCAACTCCAG ATTCTGTACAACTTCGGAGCTCGGAAGCTGGCTCTAGTCGGCGCTGCGCCGTTGGGCTGCATCCCGTTCACATTGGCGATCAGCAGCACCGACGGTCGATGTGTGGAAGCCACCAACCGAGCAAGCCTGATGTTTAACGAACAACTCAAAGCAAAGATCGATGTTTTCAACGCCGATTTTCCCGAGGCGACATTTACGTACATCGACGGTTATAATCCCATCAACGATGTGCTCACCAACCCCGCAGCTTACG GTTTCCAAGTGAATAACAAGGCGTGCTGTGGGCTGTCGTCGGTAATATGTCTCCCAAACGACGTCGTATGTTCAAACAGAAGTGAATACGTGTATTGGGATTTCGCACATCCCTCAGAAACTACAAACATATTGTTGGCAAGAAGAGTATACGAAGCTGAGAAGCCAACAGATGCTTATCCCTATGATCTTCGCCGCTTGGCCCTACTTTGA
- the LOC130985281 gene encoding GDSL esterase/lipase At5g45670-like isoform X2, protein MTRTNDQLMKKWMATMSLVAAAAAVVLHNAAVAAAKPQVPCLFLFGDSLIDPGNNNGRNTIAQVEFKPYGIDFLLGPTGRFSNGKTIADIVAELLGFEEYIPSFLEARGQQILRGVNYASAASGIRPETGYNWILYNFGARKLALVGAAPLGCIPFTLAISSTDGRCVEATNRASLMFNEQLKAKIDVFNADFPEATFTYIDGYNPINDVLTNPAAYGFQVNNKACCGLSSVICLPNDVVCSNRSEYVYWDFAHPSETTNILLARRVYEAEKPTDAYPYDLRRLALL, encoded by the exons ATGACGAGAACTAATGATCAGCTGATGAAGAAATGGATGGCGACGATGAGcttggtggcggcggcggcggcggtagtCCTACACAACGCGGCAGTTGCGGCGGCGAAGCCGCAAGTGCCGTGTCTCTTCCTGTTTGGGGACTCGCTGATCGACCCCGGTAACAACAACGGCAGGAATACGATTGCGCAGGTTGAATTCAAGCCCTACGGCATCGATTTTCTGTTGGGGCCCACGGGGAGATTCTCCAACGGCAAAACCATAGCTGACATCGTCg CTGAGCTTCTAGGGTTTGAGGAATACATTCCGTCGTTTTTGGAAGCTCGTGGCCAACAGATACTGAGGGGAGTCAACTATGCATCTGCTGCTTCTGGAATCAGACCAGAAACCGGCTACAATTGG ATTCTGTACAACTTCGGAGCTCGGAAGCTGGCTCTAGTCGGCGCTGCGCCGTTGGGCTGCATCCCGTTCACATTGGCGATCAGCAGCACCGACGGTCGATGTGTGGAAGCCACCAACCGAGCAAGCCTGATGTTTAACGAACAACTCAAAGCAAAGATCGATGTTTTCAACGCCGATTTTCCCGAGGCGACATTTACGTACATCGACGGTTATAATCCCATCAACGATGTGCTCACCAACCCCGCAGCTTACG GTTTCCAAGTGAATAACAAGGCGTGCTGTGGGCTGTCGTCGGTAATATGTCTCCCAAACGACGTCGTATGTTCAAACAGAAGTGAATACGTGTATTGGGATTTCGCACATCCCTCAGAAACTACAAACATATTGTTGGCAAGAAGAGTATACGAAGCTGAGAAGCCAACAGATGCTTATCCCTATGATCTTCGCCGCTTGGCCCTACTTTGA
- the LOC130985287 gene encoding GDSL esterase/lipase At5g45670-like has translation MTEEIKKWTVMSLVAAAVILHNAAVAAEPQVPCLFIFGDSLIDPGNNNNLKTIARVNFRPYGVDFPLGPTGRFSNGKMVADVVAQLLGFEDLIPSYLKARGNQILKGVNYASAAAGIRPETGRNWGQRISFDEQLNNFKKTIAQLATILGGLGAVSNYLGKCIFLAGFGNNDYLNNYFQPLFYNTSKVYTVKQYTPLVIKRYSEQLKVLYTLGARKIALIGSSPFGCIPAELLVLSPDRSTCVKDENRASQMFSNQLRAKIDDFNANFHGAQFIFIDGYNPIMDVIKNAAAYGFKVKNRACCGVSSLICLPDESVCPNRSEYLFWDFAHPTEAACLLVGRRAYQSQKPTDAYPFDLRRLAQL, from the exons ATGACGGAAGAGATAAAGAAATGGACCGTGATGAGCTTGGTCGCGGCGGCGGTAATCCTACACAACGCAGCAGTTGCGGCGGAGCCACAAGTGCCATGTCTCTTCATATTTGGCGACTCATTGATAGACCCTGGTAACAACAACAACTTGAAGACCATTGCTAGGGTTAATTTCCGGCCCTACGGCGTCGATTTTCCGTTGGGGCCGACGGGCAGATTCTCCAACGGCAAAATGGTAGCTGATGTCGTCG CTCAACTACTAGGGTTTGAGGATTTAATTCCCTCGTATTTGAAAGCTCGTGGCAACCAAATACTAAAGGGAGTGAACTATGCCTCCGCTGCTGCTGGAATCAGACCAGAAACCGGCCGCAATTGG GGCCAACGGATTAGCTTCGACGAGCAACTGAACAACTTCAAGAAGACCATCGCACAACTCGCGACCATACTCGGCGGTCTAGGCGCAGTATCAAATTACTTGGGCAAGTGCATATTCCTAGCCGGATTCGGCAACAACGACTACCTCAACAACTACTTCCAGCCTCTATTTTACAACACCAGTAAAGTCTACACGGTCAAACAATACACCCCTCTCGTCATCAAACGATATTCCGAGCAACTCAAG GTTCTGTACACCTTGGGAGCTCGGAAGATCGCTCTAATCGGATCATCGCCGTTTGGCTGCATCCCGGCGGAGCTGCTGGTGCTCAGCCCCGATCGCTCTACATGTGTGAAGGATGAGAACCGAGCAAGCCAGATGTTCAGCAATCAGCTCAGAGCAAAGATCGACGATTTCAACGCCAATTTTCATGGCGCGCAATTTATCTTCATCGACGGTTATAACCCTATCATGGATGTGATCAAAAACGCCGCAGCTTATG GTTTTAAAGTGAAGAACAGGGCGTGCTGTGGCGTGTCGTCTTTAATATGTCTCCCTGACGAGTCGGTATGTCCAAACAGAAGTGAATACTTGTTTTGGGACTTCGCACATCCCACAGAAGCTGCTTGCTTGCTGGTGGGAAGAAGAGCATACCAATCTCAGAAGCCAACAGATGCTTATCCCTTTGATCTTCGCCGCTTGGCCCAACTTTAA